One genomic region from Methanobrevibacter oralis encodes:
- a CDS encoding signal recognition particle subunit SRP19/SEC65 family protein, whose protein sequence is MICVWPQYIDKNLTLSEGRKIAKKYAVKEPSLSEIEHALKKLKLPYNIQKEKSYPGKWYKHSGRILVESDKTKLDLLKEISLKVKEKRK, encoded by the coding sequence ATGATTTGTGTTTGGCCACAATATATTGATAAAAATCTAACTTTAAGCGAAGGTCGTAAAATCGCAAAAAAATATGCAGTTAAAGAACCAAGTCTCTCAGAAATTGAACATGCCCTAAAAAAACTCAAGCTTCCATATAATATTCAAAAAGAAAAATCATATCCTGGAAAATGGTACAAACATAGTGGAAGAATACTTGTCGAAAGTGACAAAACAAAACTAGATTTGTTAAAAGAAATTAGTTTAAAAGTTAAAGAAAAAAGAAAATGA
- a CDS encoding CRISPR-associated protein Cas4, giving the protein MQKKIIQDLGKEYDIKKHPNIKGVQIIEGKNNFPISWLNQQGYCEYQLYLQYVKDIRTTPTKAMKVGTSKHNKSENKFKKDATPSTFNEFVEISKNEEVISREIPVIDPENGIRGYIDEIWMMPDKIVIIDDKPGTTPYSSTINQVRAYCLAIKNMLNDSRKIQGALRQRGTNNIFWSEEFNQKEENTIKFLLNRMDGLFKGLKPFIPTKNPNKCKSCRYQSYCEHSKSV; this is encoded by the coding sequence ATGCAAAAGAAAATAATACAAGATTTAGGGAAGGAATACGACATTAAAAAGCATCCTAACATAAAAGGTGTACAAATAATTGAAGGTAAAAATAATTTCCCAATTAGTTGGCTTAATCAACAAGGATATTGTGAATACCAACTATATCTCCAATATGTAAAAGATATAAGAACCACACCAACCAAAGCTATGAAAGTTGGCACCTCCAAACATAACAAGTCAGAAAATAAATTTAAAAAAGATGCAACACCATCAACATTTAATGAATTTGTTGAAATATCAAAAAATGAGGAGGTTATTTCCCGTGAAATCCCAGTAATAGATCCTGAAAATGGAATTCGAGGATATATAGATGAAATTTGGATGATGCCTGATAAAATAGTTATAATCGATGATAAACCTGGAACAACACCATATAGTTCTACAATCAACCAAGTAAGGGCATACTGTCTAGCAATAAAAAACATGTTAAATGACTCAAGGAAAATTCAAGGGGCTCTAAGACAAAGAGGAACTAACAATATATTTTGGAGTGAAGAATTTAATCAAAAAGAAGAAAACACCATCAAATTTTTACTAAATAGAATGGATGGATTATTTAAAGGTTTAAAACCATTCATACCTACAAAAAATCCTAACAAATGCAAATCTTGCAGATATCAAAGTTACTGCGAACACTCCAAAAGTGTTTAA
- a CDS encoding SPL family radical SAM protein → MNLYRGCSHGCIYCDSRSKVYNMNHKFEDIEVKANSLELLKKALKTRKKTMIGIGSMSDPYIPIEKELKYVRNSLELIYKYGFGFTCITKSDLILRDLDLLKKINEKSKVVVQMTLTTSDEDLCKILEPNVATTKRRVHVLKKLNNAKIPTIIWLCPILPFINDTEENINEIIDYATQSNVKGIICFGMGLTLRDGNRQYFYKKLDENFPNLKEKYTKRYALDYNIQSPNNKKLMEIFIKRTNISGIMNNPQEIFEYVNKFSNKDKTKQIKLF, encoded by the coding sequence ATGAATTTATACAGGGGTTGTAGTCATGGCTGCATTTATTGTGATTCTAGAAGTAAAGTTTATAATATGAATCATAAATTTGAAGATATTGAAGTTAAGGCAAATTCTCTTGAATTACTCAAAAAAGCACTTAAAACAAGAAAAAAGACCATGATTGGGATAGGTTCAATGAGTGATCCATATATTCCAATTGAAAAGGAGTTAAAATATGTTAGAAATTCTTTAGAATTAATTTATAAATATGGATTTGGTTTTACATGTATTACCAAATCTGATTTAATTTTAAGAGACTTAGATTTGCTTAAAAAAATAAATGAAAAATCAAAAGTTGTAGTTCAAATGACTTTAACAACAAGTGATGAAGATTTGTGCAAAATTTTAGAACCAAATGTAGCAACAACAAAAAGGCGAGTTCATGTATTAAAAAAGTTAAATAATGCAAAAATCCCTACGATCATTTGGTTGTGTCCAATTTTACCATTTATTAATGATACGGAGGAAAATATTAACGAGATTATTGATTATGCTACACAGTCAAATGTTAAAGGCATCATATGTTTTGGAATGGGTTTGACTTTAAGGGATGGAAACAGACAATATTTTTATAAAAAATTAGATGAAAACTTTCCAAACCTCAAAGAGAAATACACTAAAAGATATGCATTAGATTATAATATACAAAGTCCGAATAATAAAAAATTAATGGAAATATTTATTAAAAGAACAAATATTAGTGGAATAATGAATAATCCCCAGGAAATATTTGAATATGTTAATAAATTTTCTAATAAGGATAAAACTAAGCAGATTAAATTATTTTAA
- a CDS encoding DEAD/DEAH box helicase encodes MSYESFNDFKISKNIKKAIKNMGFEKPTTIQKLAIPEALKGKDIIGQAQTGSGKTVAFSIPILERIFIPDKSPQAIILCPTRELCMQVAGEIAKVGANINKLKILAVYGGQPIGRQLRVLNKGVHIVVGTPGRVIDHIERGSLNLIGVDSVVLDEADEMLNMGFREDIELILRHTPKQRQTLLFSATMPDEIKRIAKMHQHNPKFIKVSQNKKNIPKIKQFSFKTDERDKLEDMLRLLDVYEPKRSLIFCNTKKRVDFVVKHMRRRDYSVDSLHGDMTQKIRDKVMNKFRNGNIDILVATDVAARGIDVLNIDLVINYDVPQNVEYYIHRIGRTARAGNNGYAFTLVSPKEAHYFSNIKKRTNYKITKKNIPSFKEIENIKNNFLMDDVKNSIYNDNLKKYIKVVESSGMDSVEIAAALFKMIREK; translated from the coding sequence ATGAGTTATGAAAGTTTTAATGATTTTAAAATATCTAAAAATATAAAAAAAGCTATTAAAAATATGGGTTTTGAAAAACCAACAACTATTCAAAAATTAGCTATTCCAGAAGCATTAAAAGGCAAAGATATTATAGGTCAAGCCCAAACTGGAAGTGGTAAAACTGTTGCTTTTTCAATTCCAATCTTAGAGAGAATTTTTATTCCAGATAAATCTCCTCAAGCTATTATTTTATGTCCAACTAGAGAGTTATGTATGCAAGTAGCTGGTGAAATTGCTAAGGTTGGAGCAAATATTAATAAACTTAAGATTTTAGCGGTTTATGGTGGTCAACCTATAGGACGTCAACTTAGAGTCTTAAATAAAGGGGTTCATATTGTAGTTGGAACTCCTGGACGTGTTATTGACCATATTGAGAGAGGTTCCCTTAATTTAATTGGTGTTGATAGTGTTGTTCTTGATGAAGCTGATGAAATGCTTAATATGGGGTTTAGAGAAGATATTGAGCTTATTTTAAGACACACTCCAAAACAAAGACAAACTCTACTTTTTTCAGCTACAATGCCCGATGAAATAAAAAGAATAGCTAAAATGCATCAGCATAATCCTAAATTTATTAAAGTATCACAAAATAAGAAAAATATTCCAAAAATCAAACAATTCTCTTTTAAAACAGATGAAAGAGATAAATTAGAAGATATGCTTCGTTTACTTGATGTTTATGAACCTAAACGTTCTTTAATTTTTTGTAATACTAAAAAAAGAGTAGATTTTGTTGTAAAACATATGAGGCGTAGGGATTATTCGGTTGACTCTCTTCATGGGGATATGACTCAGAAAATTAGAGACAAAGTAATGAATAAATTTAGAAATGGAAATATTGATATTTTGGTTGCAACAGATGTAGCTGCACGTGGGATTGATGTATTGAACATTGATTTGGTTATTAATTATGATGTTCCCCAAAATGTGGAATATTACATTCATAGAATTGGTCGAACAGCAAGAGCAGGTAATAATGGTTATGCATTTACTTTAGTTTCACCAAAAGAAGCACACTATTTTTCAAATATAAAAAAAAGAACTAATTATAAAATTACCAAGAAAAATATTCCTTCATTTAAAGAGATAGAAAATATTAAAAATAACTTCCTTATGGACGATGTTAAAAATAGTATTTACAATGATAATTTAAAAAAATATATAAAAGTAGTTGAATCTAGTGGTATGGATAGTGTAGAAATAGCTGCTGCTTTATTTAAAATGATAAGAGAAAAATAA
- a CDS encoding DUF7839 domain-containing protein, with translation MKAFKKRGTLTHFQILSEISKQDPHLKQKDLAKTLGITIQAVSENIKTLTERGYITSKDGRSPYKITQKGIDKVKKDAISLRKYSDSVLETMNHYKTIWPAIAGEDLKKNDVVGLFMDDGILYAHKKEENATGVVLEDAIKDMDVSLTNLTGIIDMSVGHVTVINLPPIKNGGSKNSDFELIRNVYENGARNGEKIDKVAIAGTVARAVANKLELPIDIEFAAPQSTANAARKGLNVLALCVGEMSKSFTRELENEKIKFNIIDGEK, from the coding sequence ATGAAAGCTTTTAAAAAACGAGGAACATTGACTCACTTTCAAATTTTAAGCGAAATTTCTAAACAAGACCCTCATCTTAAACAAAAAGATTTAGCAAAAACTTTAGGAATTACAATACAGGCTGTTTCAGAAAACATAAAGACATTGACTGAAAGAGGTTACATAACCTCAAAAGATGGTAGATCTCCTTATAAAATAACTCAAAAAGGAATCGATAAAGTAAAAAAAGACGCAATTAGCTTAAGAAAATATTCTGATTCTGTTTTAGAAACAATGAATCATTATAAAACTATTTGGCCAGCTATTGCAGGTGAAGACCTTAAAAAAAATGATGTTGTTGGACTTTTTATGGATGATGGAATATTATATGCTCATAAAAAGGAAGAAAATGCTACTGGTGTCGTATTAGAAGATGCAATAAAAGATATGGATGTGTCATTAACTAATCTTACCGGAATCATCGACATGAGCGTTGGACATGTAACTGTAATAAATTTACCTCCAATTAAAAACGGTGGATCTAAAAACAGTGATTTTGAATTAATTAGAAATGTCTACGAAAATGGAGCTCGAAATGGTGAAAAAATTGATAAAGTAGCTATCGCAGGTACTGTTGCACGTGCAGTAGCTAATAAATTAGAACTACCAATAGATATTGAATTTGCAGCTCCACAATCTACAGCTAATGCAGCTCGTAAAGGTTTAAATGTTTTAGCTTTATGTGTTGGTGAAATGAGCAAATCATTTACTCGTGAACTTGAAAATGAAAAAATAAAATTTAATATTATTGATGGCGAAAAATAA
- the glf gene encoding UDP-galactopyranose mutase has protein sequence MDFDYVIVGAGLSGLTIAERIANELDEKVLIIEKRDHIGGNVYDFYENDLLIQKYGPHIFHTKEKKVYDYLSQFTEWIDYEHEVLSCVDGKLVPMPICIDTLNALYDLDLDENSMKEWIDKNKEDIDEIKSSEDVVLKNAGRDIYNKLFKTYTEKQWGTSAADLSPSVISRIPFRFNHDTRYFEDPYQGMPKEGFTKMCEKMIENDNINVGLKSDYKQYIDKINYEKLIYTGPIDYFYDYKYGELLYRCLNFVYDILDTDSYQEVGVVNYPNHPYFTRITEFKKLTGQNIDGKTAIMKEYPGFNGELCYPYPTEEYLEKFKLYENEMEKEENVIFAGRLAKYKYYNMDLVVKDALEIFENEIK, from the coding sequence ATGGATTTTGATTATGTAATTGTTGGAGCTGGACTTTCTGGCCTTACAATAGCTGAAAGAATTGCTAATGAGTTAGATGAAAAAGTACTAATTATTGAAAAACGTGACCACATTGGTGGAAATGTTTATGACTTTTATGAAAATGACCTATTAATACAAAAATACGGACCACATATATTCCACACTAAAGAAAAGAAAGTTTATGATTACCTTTCGCAATTTACAGAATGGATTGACTATGAACATGAAGTTTTAAGTTGTGTTGATGGAAAGCTTGTTCCGATGCCAATTTGTATTGATACATTAAATGCATTATATGACCTTGATTTAGATGAAAACTCAATGAAAGAATGGATTGATAAAAATAAAGAAGACATTGATGAGATAAAATCAAGCGAAGATGTTGTTTTAAAAAATGCAGGTCGAGACATTTACAATAAATTATTTAAAACCTACACTGAAAAACAATGGGGAACATCAGCAGCTGATTTAAGTCCATCAGTAATTTCAAGAATCCCATTTAGGTTCAACCATGATACAAGATATTTTGAAGATCCTTACCAAGGAATGCCAAAAGAAGGTTTTACAAAAATGTGTGAAAAAATGATTGAAAATGATAATATTAATGTAGGACTTAAATCCGATTATAAACAATACATTGACAAGATTAACTATGAAAAACTAATTTATACTGGCCCTATTGATTACTTTTACGATTATAAATACGGAGAACTATTATATAGATGTTTAAACTTCGTATATGATATTTTAGATACAGATTCCTATCAGGAAGTAGGTGTTGTTAACTATCCAAATCATCCGTACTTTACAAGGATTACTGAATTTAAAAAACTTACAGGACAAAATATAGATGGAAAAACAGCTATTATGAAAGAATATCCTGGATTTAATGGAGAATTATGTTATCCATACCCAACAGAAGAATATTTAGAAAAATTCAAATTATATGAAAATGAAATGGAAAAGGAAGAAAATGTAATCTTTGCTGGAAGATTAGCTAAGTATAAATATTATAATATGGATTTAGTTGTTAAAGATGCATTAGAAATCTTTGAAAATGAAATAAAATAA
- the recJ gene encoding single-stranded-DNA-specific exonuclease RecJ: MEIPQLMREQFKQAKEIIDKSKNIKVYSHIDCDGICSGAILSTLLDRQNKKHDIEFVNLDVLDDLPLDHELTIFSDLGSGQAIDKYAKKGQKIIVLDHHPPLRNLDYKNDKDYTYLEINPMHHGIDGSYDVCGGGLCYFLAKEYEYKDLSWIGVLSAIGDMQNMQTGHFEGLNKIIQKDAINEGYLELHESDINLYGRSTRPLFVALSYFSDIKLPITNNRNESMAVLEEIGIDEKNNRRTLSQLTHEEKGRLYEKLVEMLSKELPGKYVQYIPRLIIGDSYTFLKEEKGTFLQDGSEFSTAMNACGRNQKEEIALKVLKGNRIDGLDELKSVSKSHKYNLATSMQKIVDDENNKIVELENLQYFNGGDIKSEIIGTITGMILGYCNWKKPIIGFTSTENGLKVSLRCSKLLSYDGIHFGNIIREVAQEVGGVGGGHAMACGAYIPHDKKDEFIEKFNKKLIGKIAN; the protein is encoded by the coding sequence ATGGAAATACCACAATTAATGAGAGAACAATTCAAACAAGCAAAAGAAATTATTGATAAATCAAAAAATATTAAAGTTTATTCACATATTGATTGTGATGGTATTTGCTCAGGTGCAATATTATCCACACTCTTAGATAGGCAAAACAAAAAGCACGATATTGAATTTGTTAATTTAGATGTCTTAGATGACTTACCCCTAGATCATGAATTAACAATTTTTTCTGATTTGGGTTCTGGACAGGCCATTGATAAATATGCAAAAAAAGGTCAAAAAATTATTGTCTTAGACCACCACCCCCCTTTAAGAAATCTTGATTATAAAAATGATAAAGATTATACCTACCTTGAAATAAATCCTATGCATCATGGTATTGATGGATCATATGATGTTTGTGGAGGAGGATTATGTTATTTTTTAGCTAAAGAATATGAATATAAAGATTTAAGCTGGATTGGAGTTTTATCAGCTATTGGAGATATGCAAAATATGCAAACTGGACATTTTGAAGGTTTAAATAAAATTATCCAAAAAGATGCTATAAATGAAGGATATCTCGAATTACACGAATCAGATATTAATCTTTATGGTAGAAGCACAAGACCACTTTTTGTAGCTCTTTCTTACTTTAGTGATATAAAATTACCAATTACAAACAATAGAAATGAATCAATGGCTGTTTTAGAAGAGATAGGCATTGATGAAAAAAACAATCGAAGAACATTATCCCAATTAACACATGAAGAAAAAGGCAGATTATATGAAAAACTAGTTGAAATGCTATCTAAAGAACTTCCTGGAAAATATGTTCAATATATTCCAAGATTAATTATTGGAGATTCGTATACCTTTTTAAAAGAAGAAAAAGGAACTTTCCTACAAGACGGTTCTGAATTTTCGACAGCTATGAATGCATGTGGAAGAAACCAAAAAGAAGAGATAGCTCTAAAAGTTTTAAAAGGTAATAGAATAGATGGATTAGATGAGTTAAAATCAGTTAGTAAAAGTCATAAATATAACCTAGCAACATCAATGCAAAAAATAGTTGATGATGAAAATAATAAGATTGTCGAGTTAGAAAATCTTCAATATTTTAACGGTGGTGACATTAAATCTGAAATTATTGGAACAATCACAGGAATGATATTAGGTTATTGTAACTGGAAAAAACCAATTATAGGATTTACCTCAACTGAAAATGGTTTAAAAGTTTCACTTAGATGCTCAAAATTATTATCATACGATGGAATACATTTTGGAAATATTATTCGTGAAGTTGCTCAAGAAGTTGGAGGAGTTGGAGGAGGACATGCCATGGCATGTGGTGCATACATACCACATGACAAAAAAGATGAATTTATTGAAAAATTTAATAAAAAATTAATTGGAAAAATAGCAAACTAA